The candidate division WOR-3 bacterium DNA window CACCGGCACCGCGCTTGAGGTCCGATAGACTGAACTGCTCCAGTGAATTCCAGGTGTTGCCCGCGTCGGCAAATGCCAGGAACGAAAGCTGGGGCGAGAGCCTCAGCTTGTACTCAAGTGAGAACAAAGCCAAGGCCTTGCCACCAACCAAATACCCGGCCTGACGCGGGCTAATGCCTTGGTCCGGATAGCCGCGAACCCCGTCCGGGCCGGTGCCGCCTGCATAGAAGCGTTCATACAGCGGTACTGTATCACGAGCTGTGAACCCGGTGATGTACCCAAGTCTAGTCCGCCCCATAAGTGAGAACTTCCAGAATAGCGGGAAGTACTGACTCGCGTCCAGGATGTGGCGGTGGAACCTGATGTCCCCAACCGACGTAGTCAGTGAGTAGGAAACCGATGAGCCGGACGCGGCATTGAACACGTAATCGCGCGAGTCGCGGTGGAGCGTCAGGCTTGGACTGAACGCAGTCTTGTGAACCGTATCCTTGCGGATGTCATAAGGGTTGTTCTCACCTGGGTCGTAGCCGGCAGTAATCGAAGAAGGTGGCACATACGCGTCTGAGACCCGCAGACCGAGGTACGCCCGGGCATAATCGAGGGGCAACGGCCTGGAAAAAGACACGCCACCGCCGATTTCCTGCTTATCGTAGTAGGCATAGTTGCGGGTAAGGTAGGCAACATCGAACCCAGCCGAGGTCGGTGTGTCAAGAAACCAAGGCTCGGTGAAACTTGTCTGTACATTGGTCTTCTTTCCCCCCTTCTCCAGCTTCACCGCTGCCTGCTGGCCCCGACCGAAAAGGTTGGGCTGCTGCAGTTCAATGTATCCAGTGATACCCTCCGGACCAGAATAGGTAATACCGGCACCAATCGTGCCAAAGAACCCCTTCTCCTTCACCCGATAGATAAGGTCAATCGAACCCAGAGTATCAGCAACCCGGTGGTCAAGACTGACGTCCTCAAAAAAGCCGAGGTTGAATATCTCTCGCTGGCTACGGACTACATCCGAGCGCTTGAACCGATAACCCGGTAGCGTCGTAACCCGACGACGGATGACCTTATCCAGTGTCTGCTGATTACCCTCAATCACCACAAGCCGGACGAGGGCTGGTTTGTTCTCGACGATGCTATAAGTGATGTCCACCGTGTCATGCCGCATCTTCTCGGTCGGAGTAACCGAGGCGTAGATGTAGCCTTCCTCAGAGTAAGCAGCGTAGATATCGGCTAGGGTAGCCTGGGCGAGCTTAGTGTTGTAAACCTTGCCGCTACGATAGCGGACAAGCGGCCGGAGCCTGTCTTCAGGTATCACTGAGTCGCCTTCAAACTCGACCGAGCCAAAATAGTAGCGGCTTCCTTCTTTGACCACGATGGAAATCTCGGCCCAACCCTCGTTGAACCGCATCTGGTAGTCGAGAACCTTGCAGTCGAGAAAACCGCGCTCCTTGTAGAAGTCAACGATGCGGTCAAGGTCCTTCACGAACTCGTCCTCTCTGAGCCGAGCCTTGCGGTACCAAGTCTTCTGCCGGTTCACAAGATGGATTTCGATTTGGGGGTCGGTGAAACACTCGTTGCCGATGATCTCGATGTTGCGAATCCGAACCGGCTCTCCCTCGTCAATCTGGAAGCTGAGAATCCTACGGTTGGCTGAGTCCGGTTCGGACAACTCATGTTCGACCCTTACCAACAGGAACCCGCGTTCTTTGTACAGCTTCAGGATTTCCTGCTGCCAGTCGAAAATCTTATGGTCGGACAGGATCTCGCCCGGCTGAACCTTAAGCCTGGACTCGAGGTCGCGGAGCCGCACCCGGCGATACCCCTCGAACTCAACCCTGGCAAGCTTGGGAAATTCCCTTGTTACGAACCGGATCGAAACGCCGTCGGCGATGCGAGTGGTCTCGGCAATGACCTGAGAGAATATGCCGAGCCCGTACAGCCGACGAATTGCATCGGCCAATTCGGTTCTAAAACCGGCGTTCGTGAACGCTTCACCAGGTGTAATACCGGCAGTTCGGACAACGAGCATGGAATCCGCGGTACGGGTGTAAGCCGACACAGCAAGCACCACAACCTTCTCATCAGACCTCGGTTCAGGTTGAACCGGTGCATCATTGGTGCCGGCCGCTGTCACCCCAGCCAGCAAAAGGCAGCTGAGAAAAAGATTCACTCGGAAGCCGGTGCCGACCCTGTAGGGGTATCTTCCTTATCAGCAGAAACCGGCTCGGTCGGAGCCTTGGTGCTATTGACTGGACCCTTAGCCTCAACCTTGGTCTCCTCGAACACCAGCCGGTCGCCGTCCCGGTCCACCTTGATGACCGAGTGGTCCCGGAAACGGTTGCGCAGCAGCTCCTCGGCAAGCGGATCCTCAAGGAGTCGGCGCAGGGCGCGCTTTATCGGTCGGGCACCGAACTGTGGATCAAACCCCTCCTGGACTAGGAGTTCCTTAGCCGCCGGAGTAAGTTCAAGCTGGAGTTTCCTTTCCCGCAGCCGTCCGGCCAACTCGCCGAGTTGAATATCAACAATGGCTTCCATCTGGTCTTTGTCCAAGGGACGGAACACGATGACCTCATCCACCCGGTTCAGGAATTCGGGTCGGAAGAAACGCTTCACCTCGGCCATCACCTTGTCCCGAATTGACTCATAGTTAGCCTGGGCTCCTTCGGCCTTGAACCCGAAACCCGCAACGCCCCGGATTTCGGTGGAAGCAATGTTCGAAGTCATTATCACGACCGTGTTCTTGAAACTTACTCTGCGACCAAGAGAGTCCGTAACCTGGCCATCATCAAGAATCTGCAGGAGAATGTTGAAAACATCCGGATGCGCCTTCTCGATTTCGTCGAACAGGACTACCGAATACTGCTTGCGCCGCACCTTCTCGGTAAGCTGCCCGCCTTCTTCGTATCCGACGTACCCGGGTGGCGCGCCGACCAGGCGAGAGACGTTGAACTTCTCCATGTACTCTGACATGTCGAAACGCAGGAGCGCATCCTCGTCGCCAAACATGAAAAGGGCCAGTACCCGGGCGAGCTCAGTCTTACCCACCCCGGTCGGACCAAGGAAGATAAAAGACCCGATGGGCCGCCGTGGGTCCTTGACTCCGGCCCGTGAGCGCCGGATTGCTTTGGCGATGGCAGCAATAGCATGGTCCTGACCCACAACACGCTTGCCAATCTCCTCTTCCATCCTGAGCAGGCGCGCGGACTCTTTTTCTTCGAGTTTGGCGAGCGGAACCTGGGTCCAGGACGAAACTACATAGGCAATATCTTCCTCGGTAACGACCGGGAAACTGCCTTTCCTTTCCCACTCGCGTCGCTTGCGCTTGAGATACTCTGTCAACTTCTTCTGTTCGTCCCGCAATTCGGCCGCCTTCTCGAATTCCTGACGTCTAACCGCATCCTCCTTGGCCGCGCTCAACTTCTCGATGCGACGCTCAATCTCATCCAGCTCCGGATTGATGACCGGCCGCAAGAGCTTGACGCGCGAGCCGGCCTCGTCCATAACGTCAATTGCCTTGTCAGGGAGAAAACGGTCCGAAATGTAGCGGTCAGCCAGATAGGCTGCAGCCTCGAGCGCCTCATCGGTGTAGGCGACATTATGGTGCAGTTCGTACTTTTCCTTCAGGCCTTTCAGGATATCAATTGTCTGACTGACGTTAGGCGGGTCAACGAGAATCTTCTGGAAGCGGCGTTCGAGAGCCGAGTGGCGTTCAACGTACTTTCGATACTCCTCGAGTGTTGTGGCGCCGATCGCCTGCATTTCCCCCCGGGCCAGAGCTGGCTTGAGAATGTTGGATGCGTCAATTGCACCCTCGGCCGCGCCCGCGCCCACGATGGTATGTAGCTCGTCGATAAAGATAATACAATCACGATGCTGCTGCAGTTCATTCAAGATAGACTTAAGTCGCTCTTCGAACTGACCTCGATACTTGGTTCCGGCAACAACCGCAGCCATATCCAGCGCAAGAACACGCCGATTCTTCAAAACACTCGGTACTCGTCCAGTCACGATGCGCTGGGCCAGCCCCTCGACGATTGCTGTCTTGCCTACACCAGCCTCACCGATAAGAACCGGGTTATTCTTCTTGCGGCGGGCGAGAATCTGGATGATCCGTTCAATCTCAACCTCTCGGCCAATAATTGGGTCAAGCTTATCTTCCTTGGCGAGCTGAGTCAGGTCACGGGAGAAGTAGTCGAGTGCGGGTGTCTTGGACCGTGATCGCTGCGGCTGGCCGGTCTTTGAACCGCCGAGCAGCTTCAGGGTTTCACTGCGCACCAGGTCAATGTCCACCCCCAGCGACTGAAGCACCTGACAGGCAAGTCCGCGTTCTTCGCGCAACAGGCCGAGGAGAAGGTGTTCCGTACCGATGTAAGTATGGTTCATCCGGCGCGCCTCGTCTACTGCGTAGTTAAGGCTCGACCGAGCCTCCTGGTTCAGCGGCACTTCACCCAGAACCAGAGTTTCAGACCCGGTCGACACCGCGTTCTCGACCGCACGGCGCAGGTCCTCCATGCTTATACCCAGATTTGTCAGCACGACCGCGGCTACTCCCTCACCTTCCTTAACTAGGCCAAGCAGCAGGTGCTCCGTACCAATGTGATCATGATGAAGTCTAACCGCCTCTTCCCGGGCGAGAGAGATAACCTTTCTAACTCTTTCGGTGAATCGTTCTTGCATGATCGCCCAAAGTTTAGATACCACTTACCAGAGTGTCAAGCCGACTGGTACTCTCTCCTTTAGTTAGACGCAGACGGAACCGTTGAGGGTGCCGGCAGGAATTCTTGACATGGCTGGTGGTTTCTCTACATTAGGTTCATGAACATTACCAGCCCGAACCGGGCAAACCGGGCAGACAGTCAAGAGGATAAGAGGTACGGACCGCTCGAAATCGCAAAGGGAGCACGCCGATGGAGTTTGTAGGAAGAGTGAAGTGGTTCGACACCAAGAAAGGGTATGGATTCATCGAAGCGCCGGACGGTGGCGATGACGTCTTTGTCCATTCAAGCGACGTGCTGCTCCAAGGCAGGCCGCTTGAGCCGGACGAAATGGTGAAGTTTGAGCTCGGCTCGACTCCGCATGGCCGAAGAGCTTTGCGGGTGCGCCGGGAGTCGTCCGCTACCGAATCGCCAGGACGATAGATGAACCCCGATGGCCACTAGTAGCAGCAACTGGGTAGCGGAACAGAAGTCGGCCTAGCGATGATTGACAACCGGCTGCGGCGTTCCTAGTTTTAGACAATGTCACAGGTCTTTCTCGGGCTTGGAGCCAACGTAGGGAACCGTCTCAGAAACTTCGAGCTCGCTGTGGCGCATATCTCTCACTTGGGTCCGGTACGCCGCTCCTTCTGGTACGAAACCGAGCCGGTCGGGATGCCGGACGCAGCTTCTTTTCTGAACGGTGTACTCAGACTGGATACAACGACACCACCAACGGTGCTGTTGGACCAATTGCTTGCAGTCGAGCAAGAACTTGGTCGTAAGCAAGCTGAACGGAGTGGACCTCGGACTATCGACATTGACATTCT harbors:
- the bamA gene encoding outer membrane protein assembly factor BamA translates to MNLFLSCLLLAGVTAAGTNDAPVQPEPRSDEKVVVLAVSAYTRTADSMLVVRTAGITPGEAFTNAGFRTELADAIRRLYGLGIFSQVIAETTRIADGVSIRFVTREFPKLARVEFEGYRRVRLRDLESRLKVQPGEILSDHKIFDWQQEILKLYKERGFLLVRVEHELSEPDSANRRILSFQIDEGEPVRIRNIEIIGNECFTDPQIEIHLVNRQKTWYRKARLREDEFVKDLDRIVDFYKERGFLDCKVLDYQMRFNEGWAEISIVVKEGSRYYFGSVEFEGDSVIPEDRLRPLVRYRSGKVYNTKLAQATLADIYAAYSEEGYIYASVTPTEKMRHDTVDITYSIVENKPALVRLVVIEGNQQTLDKVIRRRVTTLPGYRFKRSDVVRSQREIFNLGFFEDVSLDHRVADTLGSIDLIYRVKEKGFFGTIGAGITYSGPEGITGYIELQQPNLFGRGQQAAVKLEKGGKKTNVQTSFTEPWFLDTPTSAGFDVAYLTRNYAYYDKQEIGGGVSFSRPLPLDYARAYLGLRVSDAYVPPSSITAGYDPGENNPYDIRKDTVHKTAFSPSLTLHRDSRDYVFNAASGSSVSYSLTTSVGDIRFHRHILDASQYFPLFWKFSLMGRTRLGYITGFTARDTVPLYERFYAGGTGPDGVRGYPDQGISPRQAGYLVGGKALALFSLEYKLRLSPQLSFLAFADAGNTWNSLEQFSLSDLKRGAGVGVRLEIPMLGQLGFDFGYGFDREGGGRWEPHFQVGRTF
- a CDS encoding ATP-dependent Clp protease ATP-binding subunit, yielding MVSKLWAIMQERFTERVRKVISLAREEAVRLHHDHIGTEHLLLGLVKEGEGVAAVVLTNLGISMEDLRRAVENAVSTGSETLVLGEVPLNQEARSSLNYAVDEARRMNHTYIGTEHLLLGLLREERGLACQVLQSLGVDIDLVRSETLKLLGGSKTGQPQRSRSKTPALDYFSRDLTQLAKEDKLDPIIGREVEIERIIQILARRKKNNPVLIGEAGVGKTAIVEGLAQRIVTGRVPSVLKNRRVLALDMAAVVAGTKYRGQFEERLKSILNELQQHRDCIIFIDELHTIVGAGAAEGAIDASNILKPALARGEMQAIGATTLEEYRKYVERHSALERRFQKILVDPPNVSQTIDILKGLKEKYELHHNVAYTDEALEAAAYLADRYISDRFLPDKAIDVMDEAGSRVKLLRPVINPELDEIERRIEKLSAAKEDAVRRQEFEKAAELRDEQKKLTEYLKRKRREWERKGSFPVVTEEDIAYVVSSWTQVPLAKLEEKESARLLRMEEEIGKRVVGQDHAIAAIAKAIRRSRAGVKDPRRPIGSFIFLGPTGVGKTELARVLALFMFGDEDALLRFDMSEYMEKFNVSRLVGAPPGYVGYEEGGQLTEKVRRKQYSVVLFDEIEKAHPDVFNILLQILDDGQVTDSLGRRVSFKNTVVIMTSNIASTEIRGVAGFGFKAEGAQANYESIRDKVMAEVKRFFRPEFLNRVDEVIVFRPLDKDQMEAIVDIQLGELAGRLRERKLQLELTPAAKELLVQEGFDPQFGARPIKRALRRLLEDPLAEELLRNRFRDHSVIKVDRDGDRLVFEETKVEAKGPVNSTKAPTEPVSADKEDTPTGSAPASE
- a CDS encoding cold shock domain-containing protein, coding for MEFVGRVKWFDTKKGYGFIEAPDGGDDVFVHSSDVLLQGRPLEPDEMVKFELGSTPHGRRALRVRRESSATESPGR
- the folK gene encoding 2-amino-4-hydroxy-6-hydroxymethyldihydropteridine diphosphokinase, producing MSQVFLGLGANVGNRLRNFELAVAHISHLGPVRRSFWYETEPVGMPDAASFLNGVLRLDTTTPPTVLLDQLLAVEQELGRKQAERSGPRTIDIDILLYGTQIVDKPGLCVPHPRMHERAFVLVPLCDLAPDAVHPRLGRTMRELLDGLDTSGVRKQEY